Part of the Gemmatimonadota bacterium genome, GTCGTGTGTGACGTAGATGGCTGTTATGGAGAGTGATAGTTGTTGGCGGCGTATAAATGCTCTGAGTTCTAACCGGTGTTCTGCGTCGAGTGTGCCCAGGGGCTCGTCCATGAGGTAGATGTCCGGTGTGCGGACCATGGCACGGGCGAGAGAGACGCGCTGTTGATCGCCGCCTGAAAGTTGTCTGGGGTATTGGTCGAGTAGTGTTTCGATACTTAGGGCGTGGGTAACGCGGTCTATCGCCGCTTTGGTATCTGCGGGGGATGTGCCGATGTTCTCGAGTGGGAAGGCGATGTTTTTGCGGACGGTCATGTGCGGGTAGAGGGCGTAAAACTGGAAGACAAAGCCCACGTCGCGCTGAGATGGCGGCAGGTGTGTGACGTTCTGGTTGTCGAGGGTGATCCGTCCGCCGGTTGGGTCCTCCAGTCCCGCGATCATCCTCAATGTGGTTGTTTTTCCACATCCGGAGGGTCCCAGGAGGACGATAAATTCTCCCTGGTCAACTCGCAGGTCAATACCTCTGACTGCCCGCGTGCCGTCGGGGTAGGTTTTTTGGAGGTTTTGAAGTTCGAGGAATGGCATCATTACTGTTTAATTGTTCCAAATGTCACGCCCCGCAGCAGATGATTGCGGACGAGTACTGTGAAGATTACTATTGGCACGACAAAGATGAGGACGCCCGCGGCAATCTGCGGCCAGGGGATGCCCTGGATGTTGCCCTGAAGCCCGGCAAAATACACGGGTACGGTGACGGCTTCGGCGTTGTTGAGCGCGAGCGCGAAACCGTATTCGTTCCAGGCGGATATGAGGCAGAAGACGGCGGTAACAGCCATGCCGGTTGCAGAGTGGGGTAAGATGATTTTGTAAAATGCTTGAAGTGGGCTGTATCCATCGACGAGTGCGGCTTCTTCATACGCCCGGGGGATTTCGTCTATGAATCCCTTCATGAGCCAGACTGCGAGCGAGAGGTTAAATGCCGTGTAGAGGAGGATGAGGCCCAGGTGTGTGTTGGGCAGTTCAAAGACGCGGTACATCATCAGTACGGGGACCACGACGGCGAGCGGGGGCAGGAAGCGGGTCGAGAGGATGAAGAATAGCCAGTCCCGCGCACCTGCGATGCGAAATCGGCTAAATCCATACGCGCAGCCGGTTCCGAGGACGACAGATGTTAGGGTGCTGAGCAGACCGATGATGACGCTGTTGAAGAGGTAGTGAAAAAATGCGTGTGCTTTGCCCGTGTGTGGTGTTGCCAGTTTGCGATAGGCGTCTAATGTGGCTGAGAAACTCAGGCCTCCGGGTGCGATGTTTTCATTGGTGGATGGTATGAGAGAGGCTGTGGCGCTGATCGCCGCTTCCTGAGTTTTGAGGGAGGTGAGAAAGAGCCAGCACAGGGGTAGTGTGGCGAGACAAAAATACGGGATGATGACGAGCCATCTCAATTTCTTCACGCGCTTTCCCTCCCCTGTTTTGCCTGGATGCTGGTGATGTACCGGATGAAAATAGTTGCGAGTGCGATGACGATGAGGAGGATGACGATGCTATAAGAGCTGCCCAGTCCAATTTTATATCCGCGAAACATGACTTGATAGAGGAGGGCACTCAATGTTTGGGTCGCGCGATCATTGGGTCCCGTGACAGCCATGACGAGGTCAAATTGCTTGAGGGCATCTGTGGTGCGTAGCAGGACTGCGAGGAAGAGCAGGGGGGAGCACA contains:
- a CDS encoding ABC transporter ATP-binding protein, translating into MMPFLELQNLQKTYPDGTRAVRGIDLRVDQGEFIVLLGPSGCGKTTTLRMIAGLEDPTGGRITLDNQNVTHLPPSQRDVGFVFQFYALYPHMTVRKNIAFPLENIGTSPADTKAAIDRVTHALSIETLLDQYPRQLSGGDQQRVSLARAMVRTPDIYLMDEPLGTLDAEHRLELRAFIRRQQLSLSITAIYVTHDQEEAMSLADRIVVMDSGKIRQIGSPSEIYNHPADLFVANFVGSPGMNLLTGQIVLHGDSLSFTHPDTDIHIPIHANIAPMQVIFGMRPEFIRPANRGIPGKVILSEYLGSHGYVHVDTPIGELIMRTTDRFAIGETIHLHLNEEHIRLFDPNTETALV
- a CDS encoding carbohydrate ABC transporter permease; the protein is MKKLRWLVIIPYFCLATLPLCWLFLTSLKTQEAAISATASLIPSTNENIAPGGLSFSATLDAYRKLATPHTGKAHAFFHYLFNSVIIGLLSTLTSVVLGTGCAYGFSRFRIAGARDWLFFILSTRFLPPLAVVVPVLMMYRVFELPNTHLGLILLYTAFNLSLAVWLMKGFIDEIPRAYEEAALVDGYSPLQAFYKIILPHSATGMAVTAVFCLISAWNEYGFALALNNAEAVTVPVYFAGLQGNIQGIPWPQIAAGVLIFVVPIVIFTVLVRNHLLRGVTFGTIKQ